In Spiroplasma chinense, the DNA window TCTGTTAAAAAATATTTAACAGATAAAGAAATGTATTTTGATTGAATGACGTTTAATAAAGATTATTATCCAACATATCTTAAAGATGATTACAAAGATTTATTAAAAGAAAATTACAAATACATGAATGAAATGAATTCGGAATATGCATATGCTCCAACATTTGGAAATTCGGTTATGAGAATTAAAGTAAAAAACAATAACGTTTATAATACTCATGAAGAATATCTTGAAGATATTTCAAAGAGTACTAAAGAAATGTTAGAAAATGATAACCTTGAATATACTTTTGATTTTGATGGAATGAAAAAGTATATAGAATTTGCAAAGGAAAACGGTTTTAAAAAAATCTATCTTCCTTCAATTACTAGAGGAACAAATGGAATTAAGTTCTTTTATGATTATGATAACAATAATGGGATAAGTTCTAATTTTTCTGGAAATGAAAATGCGCCTAACTTAAACTTCTATATAGTTTCTGCGTTAAAAGATCTTTTAATAGGATCTTCAAATGCAGGAATAATAACTGAAGCAGGTCAATTATACATTGATAAAATCATTCCTAAACTTACAAGTTCTTTATTAGAATTTATAAATGAAAATAAAGAACTATTAAAATTAGATGATGGTAATGATATGCAATTCTACATTTCAATGGATGAAACTTCTTATTCAATTGATAGTGATATTGTAAAAGCAGTTAAATCAGTTGACACTGATTCAAAATTAAAATTCCACGCTTATGTTGGATGACAATATGATATTGATATAAAAACTGATAAGGGTGTTGAAGAAAGAATTGTAAATATGTTTGATGACATCACAATTCAACAAAGAGAAATTATTATGAAAGCTTTAGATGATAAAACTATTTTTGAGAGATTGAAAAAAGCTTTTGCTGAAAGAAAAGCTATGGGTAAAAAAACTTGAATGTATTCTTCTTGAAACAATGCCCCAGCAACATATGTAGCTTCACTTCCTTCAGAATCTTATTGAGGAATGTTAGCAGCTTACAAATTTGGTTTAGATGGATTTACTAGATTTGCTTATGAAGGATACAGAAGCAACATCACAGCTGATGGTGATTATGACAATTCTCATAAAAATGAACCTGGTGATGCATACTTAATGTATCCAACTTACTATCTAAAAAATAGTGCACCAAGTATGAGAATATTTAATATTGAAGAAGCGTATCATTTAGTTAAAAAAATGGAAGTTTTAACTGAAATAGGTGAAAGTAAATTATCATTTACTAATAAAGAAAAAGAATTAATTTTAAATCAAATTGGTAGACCTACAAAATTCACTCAAGATTCAAACTTTATATTTACAGTATCTCCATCATTGAAAGATATTGATATTACAAAAACTTCAACTTACGTAAATGTAATGATTGAAAATGTAAAACAATATTTAGAATTGAAAGGTTTTTAGGTGATATTTATGAAAAAATTACTTAATTTAATGGCTAGCATAACTTTATCTGTATCTGCAACAAGTTCACTTGTTGCTTGTGGTTCAGATATTAAGCCAGAAAATATTAATATAAATATCTCAAAATCTCAATTAAATGATTTTGTAGAACAAAATAGTGTAGTAGATTTAATAAAGAGTAAAAATATAACAAAGTTAAAAGAACTTGAAGTACAAATTTTAAAAAATGCAAAAGTTAGTCCAAGTAAAGCAAAAGTTATGTTGAGTCCTGCGTATAACGCAAATTCAAATATTTTTATAACAATTGATCAAATCAAAGATCTACCTGTTATTAACATGTTTTCTCTAGTTATTTTTGCAACACCAAATAATTATGTAGAAAGTAAAAGTTATGATAATAGAGCTTTATTATCAGAAATTTCTACAGAAATTAGTGTAAATGAAGCTTTGTTGTTTCAAGAAGAAGCTCAAGGTATTGATAAAGTTTATTATTATTATAAAAAATCTATGGAAAAGATTTTAGATCAAATTTCACAAAAAGCAGATAATGAAAAAATCTTAAATTCATTAAAAGAAAAATATAACTTAAAAGATGCTCAAGAACTAAAAGACTATATTGAAACAAATTTAAAAACTATTTTAAATAGTGCTCAATTAGATACATTGGCTCAAGTTGAAAATAATAAATTTACTATCAATGTAAAAGAAATTGAAAATCAACCCAATTGATTAAACAGTACTTTTGTTAAATTTGATAGTTACTATAGTGGTGTTACACAAGCTCTAGAAAAAGACTTAAATTATTCAGTAGTAACTCCAATTACAATTGATAATAGAGAAACTCAAAAAATCGAAGATATCTATAGACTTGGTCAAAACAAAGACGAAAAAAATGAAGAAGAAACTTTTGCATTAAGGGTAAAGGGTCAAGCAGAATCAACTAATTTTGGTGATTTATATCCAATAGTTAAAAAATATGTTTCTGAAATTATGTCAAATCATTACATAGAAAGTGGTTTAGAAATAGGGTCTGACATGTTTGAAATGAGGCTGATTAAAGCAGCTTCTGGTGACGATGTATTTTGAAGTACAGGGTGAAGTAGTGATGCAAATATTTGGGTAGATAATGCTAAACTTTCAGTAGCATCCCCGGGTAAATATTTTGGTGAAACATTACCAATATTAAACATTTTATTCTATAGTTCAAATACTGAATATATTACTGTTAAAAATGATGCTGAAAACAAGAAATTAGCTTTATTCCATTTACCAGTTAAATTCACTGGTTAATTAAACATTTTTTTATAAAAAAAGTAAAAAAAGTGAATTTTTAGCAATTAATAATATATAATAATTTTGGTTTAAAAGAAGAAGCGCACAGCTCACCGTCACTTTAAAGAAAACGGTAAAAACTTATTTACTATCTAAATAAAACATAGATACGTTAAAATAATTTTCAAGTGTGCTCCTAGACTTTTAAGGCACACTTTTATTTTGGAGGAAAAATGGCAGACAACAAAAATGCAAAAACAGAATTTGTGAATAGAGAAATAAGAGCTAGACAAATTTTGATTATTAAAGAAGATGGTTCAAAAGAAGGACCATTAAATAAATTCGAAGCTTTAAAATTAGCTGAAGAACAAGGACTTGACTTACTTCAAGTGGGTATGCAAGACAACTCAACAGCAATAGCAA includes these proteins:
- a CDS encoding glycoside hydrolase domain-containing protein, with product MRKKLMVFGSVMLGISIIGAQALTVYDKYFKAISIDGKYIENVVSVGKEDMDKDLNIFFGDSMYNYANYYDSNNKITFNGNYDSLFNTEKKASQLNVWRNDRKSEQMIIVGNKNKNLESVSAYITNFDNGVTAQVSASNLIKSEKSKGTVAIPNGMSYHPDKIYNNYANRFDDFIVQPFLVNFSSYSDKVVEGTYEYEITLNYKVDGVFKTKVEKISIQTYNIDANIDNGFSFNAMTSPATLATYNLNPANVEGANSSRTISQRATDNKPNNQEAASVKKYLTDKEMYFDWMTFNKDYYPTYLKDDYKDLLKENYKYMNEMNSEYAYAPTFGNSVMRIKVKNNNVYNTHEEYLEDISKSTKEMLENDNLEYTFDFDGMKKYIEFAKENGFKKIYLPSITRGTNGIKFFYDYDNNNGISSNFSGNENAPNLNFYIVSALKDLLIGSSNAGIITEAGQLYIDKIIPKLTSSLLEFINENKELLKLDDGNDMQFYISMDETSYSIDSDIVKAVKSVDTDSKLKFHAYVGWQYDIDIKTDKGVEERIVNMFDDITIQQREIIMKALDDKTIFERLKKAFAERKAMGKKTWMYSSWNNAPATYVASLPSESYWGMLAAYKFGLDGFTRFAYEGYRSNITADGDYDNSHKNEPGDAYLMYPTYYLKNSAPSMRIFNIEEAYHLVKKMEVLTEIGESKLSFTNKEKELILNQIGRPTKFTQDSNFIFTVSPSLKDIDITKTSTYVNVMIENVKQYLELKGF